ACGAGTACTACACGGTGCAGAAAGGAGCAAGACTCAAAGATATTGCCAATAGGTTAGGAGTGCCTTTAAAGGAGCTTGAGGCTCTAAATCCAGAGTATAAAAATAAGTTCTTAGCAAAAGGCACAAAGGTTAAAGTACCAAAGAGAGAAGCTAAAGGGATAGAGAAAGAAGAGGGTAATTACGAGTTTTACACAGTGGAGCGCGGTGCCAAGCTTGAGCACATATCAAAAAAGCTGGGCATTCCTCTAAAAACCCTTGAAAAACTAAATCCTGAATACAAGGGCGTGTGGCTAAAGAAGGGCACAAAGGTTAAAGTGCCAAAAACCACTGTACAAAAACAAAAAGAAGAGAAGATAGAGTACGATATATACACCATCAAAAGGGGGGGAAGGCTCAAAGATGTAGCAAAAAGCTTGGGCATTCCACTCAAAGAGCTTGAGGCTCTAAACCCAGAGTACAAAAATAAGTTTTTGAGCAAAGGTACTAAGATCAAAGTACCCAAAGAAAGCTTGTCGGAAAAGAAAGAGGAAAAGAAAACTAAGCACTATGTGATGCACAAAGTCAGAAAAGGTGAGACTGTAAGTTCCATAGCAAGAAAGTACGGTGTATCTGAGGAAGAACTCATGAGAATAAACCATCTTAAAAGCAAGAAGCTCACAGCAGGCAGGCGTATAAAAATACCCGTTGCGGTAAAAGAACCCAAAGAAGAGAAAAAGACCTCTTTTAGTGAAAAAAGCTTAGAGCGTATACCTGAAGAGAGACAAACCGAGCCCACTGAGATTAAAGTTTTGAAGAAAAGCATACCCATGCCCGTTGATGGAAAGGTGGTAAAATCCACAAGAGGTGTGGACATACTTACCAAGTGTGGAGAGCCTATCAAAAGCGTTGATGACGGAAAAGTCATCTACAGCGGGGGAGACCTTCAGGCTTACGGCAACATGGTGATAGTGGAACACAAAGACTTTATATCCCTGTATGCTTACAACTCCAAAAATATGGTTAAAAGGGGTGATACGGTAAGCAAAGGACAGGAGATAGCAAGCGTAGGTAAAAAGAATAACTCAGATGAATGCATACTACACTTTGAGCTAAGAACCAAGGATGGAGTACCTTTAGACCCTACCGAATACCTCAAAAACACTCAGTGATCGTCGATGTACTCTTTTATCCTTACAATAGTTTTTGACTGACCTTTGAGCACTTTCTTTACAGTTTTTATCTCGTATATTTGGTTATCATTCTTTATAACCTTAGCCCTTTCAAGTATGTCCCAAAGACTCTTTAACATATTGTCTATGTCTCTTTTCCTGTTGTTGGGAAGGACAAGAAGAACTTCCATGGAAAGCTTCCCTTCAAGAGGCTCTCCCTTATACTGCTGGCTTATCTCCCACAGAGCTCTAACTTCCCAGTTTTTCACTCTTGGGGGCTTGAACACCTTACCTCCCTTTTTTCTAACATAACGGTTGCTTTTTGGTACAGGCACCTGTGAAAGGACTATTTCTATCA
The Hydrogenobacter hydrogenophilus DNA segment above includes these coding regions:
- a CDS encoding LysM peptidoglycan-binding domain-containing protein → MKKEVLVLGISAIFGIAYGVECEYYKVQKGDTLANIAKRKGVSVQEILKNNKHLDPNKVKVGDKICIPVAEKPKSKKEAKAKKKEQDYEYYTVQKGARLKDIANRLGVPLKELEALNPEYKNKFLAKGTKVKVPKREAKGIEKEEGNYEFYTVERGAKLEHISKKLGIPLKTLEKLNPEYKGVWLKKGTKVKVPKTTVQKQKEEKIEYDIYTIKRGGRLKDVAKSLGIPLKELEALNPEYKNKFLSKGTKIKVPKESLSEKKEEKKTKHYVMHKVRKGETVSSIARKYGVSEEELMRINHLKSKKLTAGRRIKIPVAVKEPKEEKKTSFSEKSLERIPEERQTEPTEIKVLKKSIPMPVDGKVVKSTRGVDILTKCGEPIKSVDDGKVIYSGGDLQAYGNMVIVEHKDFISLYAYNSKNMVKRGDTVSKGQEIASVGKKNNSDECILHFELRTKDGVPLDPTEYLKNTQ
- a CDS encoding RusA family crossover junction endodeoxyribonuclease: MIEIVLSQVPVPKSNRYVRKKGGKVFKPPRVKNWEVRALWEISQQYKGEPLEGKLSMEVLLVLPNNRKRDIDNMLKSLWDILERAKVIKNDNQIYEIKTVKKVLKGQSKTIVRIKEYIDDH